A DNA window from Lepidochelys kempii isolate rLepKem1 chromosome 9, rLepKem1.hap2, whole genome shotgun sequence contains the following coding sequences:
- the GLOD5 gene encoding glyoxalase domain-containing protein 5: protein MMSWQEKREGPFPCLIQRLDHLVLTVKNIEDTVGFYSKVLGMEVVTFKGNRKALRFGNQKFNLHEAGKEFEPKAHRPVPGSIDVCLITDASLDQLVGHLKACGVTIEEGPVPRTGAIGPITSIYFRDPDENLIEVSNYRTDLAVDRVKH from the exons ATGATGTCCTGGCAGGAGAAGCGTGAGGGCCCCTTTCCATGTCTTATCCAGCGACTGGATCATCTGGTGCTGACTGTGAAGAACATTGAGGACACCGTAGGCTTTTATTCCAAAGTCCTGGGTATGGAAGTGGTCACTTTCAAG GGCAACCGGAAAGCACTACGTTTTGGGAACCAAAAGTTTAACCTCCACGAGGCTGGGAAGGAGTTTGAACCCAAGGCTCACAGACCAGTTCCTGGTTCCATAGACGTCTGCCTGATCACAGACGCCTCGCTAGACCAGCTAGTGGGACACCTGAAG GCCTGTGGTGTGACTATTGAAGAAGGCCCAGTGCCCAGAACCGGTGCCATTGGGCCAATCACATCCATCTACTTCCGAGACCCTGATGAAAACCTGATTGAGGTTTCCAACTACCGCACTGACTTGGCTGTCGACAGAGTGAAGCATTAG